A stretch of Miscanthus floridulus cultivar M001 chromosome 13, ASM1932011v1, whole genome shotgun sequence DNA encodes these proteins:
- the LOC136502207 gene encoding late embryogenesis abundant protein D-34-like codes for MAQPQPRRGDEGLQAQGGKVPAAQQEPIKYGNAFPVKGELAGQPIAPRDAAAMRSAEDSVPGVQVPQESGGGFSAAAFMESAAAYNQAVGAVGTGQASEAVAKHGVNVTQDAVPGGCIVTEFVAGQVVGQYAVAEAPQQQQDGADHKAAGNEGGGGHGDGGGHGGRAGATAARRD; via the exons ATGGCGCAGCCGCAGCCAAGAAGAGGAGACGAAGGGCTCCAGGCTCAGGGCGGCAAGGTCCCGGCGGCGCAGCAGGAGCCCATCAAATACGGCAACGCCTTCCCAGTCAAGGGCGAGCTGGCGGGGCAACCCATCGCGCCGCGCGACGCCGCGGCCATGCGCTCCGCCGAGGACAGCGTGCCTGGCGTCCAGGTCCCGCAGGAGAGCGGCGGCGGGTTCAGCGCCGCGGCCTTCATGGAGTCCGCCGCCGCGTACAACCAGGCCGTCGGCGCCGTCGGCACGGGCCAGGCGAGTGAAGCCGTTGCCAAGCACGGGGTCAACGTCACCCAGGACGCCGTGCCCGGTGGCTGCATCGTCACCGAGTTCGTGGCAGGCCAG GTGGTAGGCCAATACGCCGTCGCTGaagcgccgcagcagcagcaggatggGGCGGATCACAAGGCCGCTGGAAACGAGGGTGGTGGAGGACACGGCGATGGAGGAGGGCACGGTGGGCGCGCTGGCGCCACGGCGGCGAGGCGGGACTAA